The sequence below is a genomic window from Uranotaenia lowii strain MFRU-FL chromosome 2, ASM2978415v1, whole genome shotgun sequence.
TGTAAAATGTACTGTAGCGCCTATTAAACTCACTTTGTAGGAACACATCTTCACTCCATATCACCTCGCAAATGAATTTAGTGCTATCCGCACAtctaaatgtaaaattcaaaattaaatcttaTGCCAATTACGTGAAGATACCTAGATGTCATGATGGGAGTAGATCCTCCACTGTTAATGTTTATAAGTTGATCatccaggtggtaaatccttttgacggattgcattccaaggcacggcgagccactgcgtccccccagtatgctactctgggtccatagGTGCAATTGGTCGAATTATGATACGCCATAAAGttcacctggggcctctggtcataattcccatccggacctgcatcaaaggctgtacccgagataggagaccaagtccgcgcttaagcgctcatcggcttacTTAATTTgaagtcaaaactccagcatatataccctgcctcttgttacgattcaagactaaggacctctcgtctgacgactcgaggtccggtCTTTACTGGTAgctcgaggctcgcttggtttgcacgactatcgtgcgctccgcctctgttcgagaccactgcaagaggccaatgacctctcctctaacgactcgagattttggctccgcttggtttggttccgcttggtttggctcgaggccctctcctctttgcccgtccgtgagccgaatcgagagcagcttatcctaaaCACGCGCCtttcacagcacacgtccggggcttaacgaaactactcggatgtttcccggcgaagacgtcattCTACTCCGACTCGAGTAACTCACCcaccgacgacgtgaagtcactctacccgagagtatttcacggcgtaaatactcttccccctatgagttcgactgcgaagaaggtcaagtcttatccccgcagtttccgtcgtagggagcgcgttctacaaagatactccgcggcggtggaggtatcctacacaacgttcacgaagtacctagcagctcggcatacgcagaaggtagagtcttatctttgtttgctttactgctaggatcggacgcacactactcgaatgccaccctcacccccccccctccccccgccgaaagggcattctactccgaccgtggttCGGTCTTCCTCCTTCCTTTGGCTTGCAACTTTGGGGCAGGCAACCCTAGGCTTTTTGACCGCCGTGtaccgaatcgagagcagcttatcctagactcgcgcctgtcacagcacacgtacgggtcttagacgcttgcgactcagatgaatcccgacggtgatgtcatcctactcGACTCGGGTGACTCAACAGACgcgacggcgacgtgagaccactctacccgagagtactccgcgacgtgaatactcttctccCTACGAGTTCGATAGCGGAGAAGGTcgtgtcttatccccacagcctccgtcgcagagggcgcgtaCGACTCGGATACTCCACGACGAtaacgttggaggtatcctacacacagacgcgtgacgtacctagcagctcggcatacgcagaaggtatagtATCTTTGTATGCTATACTgccagggtcggacgcacactactcaggtgctccccgacgaaggagtcacccttcaccgatcgcggactggtgctggatTCAACTCCTCTGCGGAGCAGTCATGGTCCGGGTGagcccatcgctgaccacgcggcaagtattggcatcctcacacatcctccgcacgatcttgtcggctgtcgtgtctgcTCCGCAGGTGGCAAGCATGTAAGCgcgtaccccttcgaacctcggaaagttgaacactacgtgctctgctGTCTCTACTTTGGCACCGTaggttgggcagaatggcgAGGTCACGTGTCCAAACCGTTGGTGGTACCGTGACCAAtcaagaactgtgtcatgcagaaatccacctcttcATCCATCCAGAATCCGACTTAGGGATCAAGCGAGGGGTCCACTGGCCACGTTCCGAACTGTCCCACTGGCGCTACCAATTGaacatcgaggcctctctggcatgtttccgcacatcgggcatgtgcctgtgctcgtagcagacATCAGCAGCTAAcgaggacaccgttcggtatgcgtTGAAcactcgcaggttcatcagcagCTGCACACTGCAGATCTTTTGTAGGTTACACTGCCTGCACAAGgctgccgctccgtaccgcaaaatggacgaggtcacactcgccaggaccctccttctgctgcagcggatcgccgaaTTATTCGACATATGCCACGTTCTCaatagctactgtggcgagtagctcGACCTCTCCGGTTGatgggcccgatgccaggagaatcacgtcgtcggcgaatcccacaagtctcactcccgtgggTAGACGCAGTCTTAGCAGTTCGTTGTGGACAATGTTTCTccataccgggccaagtatcgatccctGTGGAACCCCTACCGATACACTCATtgtttccagtccctcgctTGTCATACACTGTAGTTGGCGGTTACGGAAGTAACgctccaccatcctacagatatatgccgaAATCTTCATATGAAtaagcgacgacgcaatcgctggccaattgacgctgttgaaggcgttcttcacctCACGGGTAACCACTGCGCAAAACCGATCTCCTCTCCTCTTCTTCAGTCTGGCTTCGTCTGTCCCTTCGATGAAACTTCGGATGGCATCCACCGTACTgcggcctttccgaaaaccgaactgtttaTCGGATAGGCCGCGTTCGCATTTTCGGTATAGAGCTTGATCCTGCTCTGTACCACCTTCTCTTGCACTTTTCCAgcagtatctttttttttttagttggtaaccacaggtggtaaatcccggtttacggattgtattccaaggcacggcgagccaccgcttccccccagtttgctactctgggtccatgggtacaatgggaagactcatgatatactctgtgtataccccctactccctaaactccacgtagggccgcagacctggttcccacctcgaactgtttagtacactatgcttcaatagtgggaggtctctTCGCGCTattgcgctccaaggcaatactcattaactagaccactttcagcaaaacctctcgtctttacgactcgacgcctgaactctcctctaacgacttgagaaccgacatctcctcgcaatgactcaagattctcacacaaacctctcctcttcgcggcTTGaggcctgaactctcctctaacgacttgagatccgacccctcctcgtatcgactcgaggtttacctctcctctacacgattcaaggcccgatctctcctctaacgacttgaaacctgacctctcctcgtaatgactcgaggtgaccacttgtacccctcctcttgttgataaggggcctgatccctccttttacgactcgagacccgaccccttgTCATAAaaactcggggttgaccacacaaacctctccgcctgaaggtttgagaccttacctcttctctaacgactcgaagcccgacctcttatctagggttcgaagtttgccaccttgcccgtcgtgtgcctgatagagagcagcttatcctagactcgtgcctgtcacggcacacgcgcgggacttaacgcaacgaccaGCAGTATCTAGGAGATATATCGAGCGATATGCTGATGGGTCCCCTGGTGGCttgcccggttttggcaggagcaccaatcgctgccgcttccacATGTCTGGGAAGACCCTTTCATCCACGTACTGTTGCAGtgatgaccggaacatttccatgagcgcggccttcactgctacattagggatgccatccggaccGGGAGCTTTGTTCAACTGGAGGGACTTAGCGATGTCGCGCAGTTCCTCCAGCGAAATCTGATCCTCTTCactcgtatcccagtcgtatGGGACCCTTGGCCATGTAACTTCCCCATGCTGAGAGAAGTGCCCGTTGACGATTTCTCTCAGTTTGTTCGGACACGATTCATGTGGCGCACTTCCGCTCCGCGTCTTCGCCATGACAATCCCGTAAGCGTTGCCCTAGGGGTTGTCATTGGCGTCCTCGCAGAGTTGCCTGAAATGTACCTTTTTGCTCGCCTTGATTGCCCTGCAGAGGGCAGACCTCGTAATTGCGTAGGGCACTCTTCGCTCCGCTCTCGCTGACGGGAAATCGCTCTCTGCATATGTCGTCTAGCCCGTAGGCAGGTAGTACGCAGATTCGCAAATTCCGTCGTCCACCAGTAGACAGGTTGCCTAGTGCCTTTCCGCTTGGCCCTCATGCGCGTCACATGCCTCGCCAGGTTTTCCGCGGACAGGTTTTCCAAGGTCCGCTCCCAGTTTAACTCTTCGACAAAGACGTCCCGGTCGAActgtgttgtcttccagaggcgtgTGTGATCGCTATCAGTGTCGCTTATTCTCCAGTCGCTCGTCCAGCCCGGACTACTGAAGATGACTGCTATATtcgataatgatttttttcccatacatccattgccactcTTATGGACATACTAAATTTAAAACgggagtgattttttttcttgccggTTACTGTAggttaagaaaaaatacaacaaattctAGCGATACCTTTCTTCAACGTCCCTGCTTGTTGCAAGCTCCACGAGAGATTCATGTTTGAATTTGTAGCTTGCTActataaaaaaacgattttttcaggATCTGcttctttgataaaaaaaatcagtgtttGCATGACAAAATGTGAGTTGATTTTTACAAGGATGACAAACTTTGTTTctctaaattaaaattatgtaaaacatTAACAATCGTATCAGTGATTATTTATTTCTAACACCCATCAATCCAGACCTCTCCCATAGTTTGGTTCCGGATTGGTTTCCAAATAGTAGGTTCCACGGGCATCGACTGTGGTCGCATCGCCCATCGGTTGCGGAGCTGCACGACACTGCTCGCTGCGATATTCATTCATATCGCCACACTGATAGGACATGAACCCTTTCTGATAGTTCACCGATTCCGCAAAGTATTCGTACGCCCTTCCATGGCTACACGCTCCGGTAAAATCATTCATTCCGGAGCACCCTGGTTGATTGGCTCGGCCACCATTAGGGAAAAAATCTGCATGACCAAGGTTCTGCTCCTGTCCCAACATGCCGGCACATGTGTGAATTACATCCACGAAACGCGCGTCGCTAGGATCCAAAATTTTGTCCGGTTGATTGTCGGTGAAGCCCGGAAGGGCAGGATCCAGCCCCGTTACTCGTGCCACTTTGCCCGTTCGGGTGAATTGTCCCGCGAAGCCGGAAGTATGGGCCCCCAAGCTGTGTCCAATTATGTGAACCGAATTCAAACTCGTTCCCTCGTTAAGAACCATTCGGTCCACCAGGGCCGCAACATGACGACCCACGTCTTTGGTGGCCGACGCAGATCGGAAGTAGAACGTGTCTCCTGCTAACGCACTCCAGTCGACCACTGTGAAAGGATATGGGTTTTCAAGTAAACATATttagttttggaaataatttttcatcttcACCAAACACATTCATGTCCTGCCGTTGGAGGTACGCGTTTTTGATCAGTTGGGCAATAGGACTGCTGTAAGAATTGTGCCAGCCgtgtatcaaaaattttgtagGAAGTTTAGGGTTGTATGATAGAGGAATTTTTGCTGGAACAGCTGGATCATTCTTGAATTTGAATGCCACCGGATTGTTGATTGTGTATCTAGAAGAAGAAAGTTTCTGTCAGCGTCAGTCGGAATGACtgtaattaattttgattttccgccAATTACTTCCGATAGTAGTAAAATGTCACATCTTCGTTGCAATTATTGGCAGCACGCTCGCTGGACGATTCGTTGGCAGGGACCGTCAAATCGACCACGTGAAGGTTACCTTTGTCATCCGGCATAAACATCCAGGTGACGCCATAGTTTGGATCGATGCTTTTCAGTTGCTCCATATCACATTTCACTGAATCGGGAAAGATAACATCACTTTAGAACTATGCAGCAGCTATGATTTCTTACCGATAAATCTTACGTTCGAACACATTTTTCAAGAACAAATGTTGACACATAAATGTTATCAGAAATTcgaacatttttgattttcactaGTTGAAAACTTCCCGTGCAAACGATTCGAAATATTGTACATAGGACTGGTCAAACTTGTCACTACGAATAGAATCAGTATTTTTCATCCAATGAAGGTCAGTAGTAGAAGGTAGTAGATACTACAAAAAGTTAGCGATCCATGAAATTATCGGCCATTTAAACGGTGTTCGAAGCACGTGTTGTATGattggggttttttttctatcgtgaATACAAAAATTAAGTTAATGCTGATAAACTTAtcagatttgattttgaaaaaaataactaatgaTTGGTATAGTGCATGTTATAAAGAGACGACGCTTGGATGAATTGAAAGTCCAAAGTTTTTGTTTAGTCAGAAACGTAACGCCAACAACATTCAACCGAAGAATATTCTAACGAAGTTCCACCGATGGTTTATGACGAACACTTTTATCAAAACAGGTCTTTCTAACCAAGCCCGTTCCAAGTGCTTCATGTTCACGTTTTAAAACTGCGGTTCAATTCCACTTAATCAATATTGTATGTTTTAAACGTTAGATCCCTACTACAATTTTACTCGAATGCTCACAAACACCACCCTACTCGAAAGTAGTTTtcacttttcgatttttttaaaaataattttagtttgaacagtttaacgattgaCGAATTCTTGAGTAACATATTTGAAAATCTTCTCCAACAGTTATCTTCCACTACCTGAATAACTAACAGCCAGAACCACTAGGACAGTGTGAAACCCGAAAAATTTAGCGAATGTCATCGTGCTGCTCCAGACACCATCTGTGGGCATGAAATATTGCTAAGAAACTAAACGGCGGATTCCTTATTGAGCACGAATTTAAATGGTTTCCTTTCGGAAAACAATTAAAACGAACATTATCAATATACTTGC
It includes:
- the LOC129748302 gene encoding inactive pancreatic lipase-related protein 1 isoform X2, whose product is MCSNVRFIVKCDMEQLKSIDPNYGVTWMFMPDDKGNLHVVDLTVPANESSSERAANNCNEDVTFYYYRKYTINNPVAFKFKNDPAVPAKIPLSYNPKLPTKFLIHGWHNSYSSPIAQLIKNAYLQRQDMNVFVVDWSALAGDTFYFRSASATKDVGRHVAALVDRMVLNEGTSLNSVHIIGHSLGAHTSGFAGQFTRTGKVARVTGLDPALPGFTDNQPDKILDPSDARFVDVIHTCAGMLGQEQNLGHADFFPNGGRANQPGCSGMNDFTGACSHGRAYEYFAESVNYQKGFMSYQCGDMNEYRSEQCRAAPQPMGDATTVDARGTYYLETNPEPNYGRGLD
- the LOC129748302 gene encoding inactive pancreatic lipase-related protein 1 isoform X1, which gives rise to MPTDGVWSSTMTFAKFFGFHTVLVVLAVSYSVKCDMEQLKSIDPNYGVTWMFMPDDKGNLHVVDLTVPANESSSERAANNCNEDVTFYYYRKYTINNPVAFKFKNDPAVPAKIPLSYNPKLPTKFLIHGWHNSYSSPIAQLIKNAYLQRQDMNVFVVDWSALAGDTFYFRSASATKDVGRHVAALVDRMVLNEGTSLNSVHIIGHSLGAHTSGFAGQFTRTGKVARVTGLDPALPGFTDNQPDKILDPSDARFVDVIHTCAGMLGQEQNLGHADFFPNGGRANQPGCSGMNDFTGACSHGRAYEYFAESVNYQKGFMSYQCGDMNEYRSEQCRAAPQPMGDATTVDARGTYYLETNPEPNYGRGLD